A genomic stretch from Bradyrhizobium sp. 195 includes:
- a CDS encoding heme ABC transporter ATP-binding protein: MNAVIEARSLNKRAGRATLLDGVGLTVAAGEMVAIIGPNGAGKSTLLRLLSGDLRPSAGEVRLKQRDISSFTPRELAAHRAMLSQHINVTFPFTVEEIVQMGAGERSAREAGPLVDAALDEVGLAHFRERQLPTLSGGEQQRVHFARVLVQLACGEAEHGPGLLLLDEPTSSLDLRHQIDLVEAARRRAGSGTAVIAILHDLNLAIRFADRLVVLAGGKLAADGSRADVVTRETIRDIFEIEAVVHQADGVPYVLPQSMRAAMPPR, encoded by the coding sequence ATGAATGCCGTGATCGAGGCGCGATCCCTGAACAAGCGCGCGGGCCGCGCTACGCTGCTCGATGGGGTCGGCCTGACGGTTGCGGCCGGCGAGATGGTCGCCATCATCGGCCCGAACGGCGCCGGCAAATCGACGCTGCTGCGGCTGCTCTCCGGCGATCTCCGGCCGAGCGCAGGCGAGGTGCGCCTGAAGCAGCGCGACATCAGCAGCTTCACGCCGCGGGAGCTCGCCGCGCACCGCGCGATGCTGTCCCAGCACATCAACGTCACCTTTCCCTTCACCGTCGAGGAGATCGTGCAGATGGGCGCAGGCGAGCGCAGCGCGCGCGAGGCTGGACCGCTCGTCGATGCTGCGCTGGACGAGGTCGGGCTAGCACATTTCCGCGAACGGCAATTGCCGACGCTATCAGGCGGCGAGCAGCAGCGCGTCCATTTCGCCCGCGTCCTGGTGCAGCTCGCCTGCGGCGAAGCCGAGCATGGCCCGGGACTTCTGCTGCTGGACGAGCCGACCTCGAGCCTCGATCTGCGTCACCAGATCGACCTCGTCGAAGCCGCCCGCCGCCGCGCCGGCAGCGGCACGGCTGTCATCGCGATCCTGCACGACCTCAATCTCGCCATCCGTTTCGCCGACCGGCTCGTCGTGCTGGCTGGCGGCAAGCTCGCCGCAGACGGCTCGCGCGCCGATGTGGTCACCCGCGAGACCATACGCGACATCTTCGAGATCGAGGCCGTCGTACATCAGGCTGACGGCGTGCCGTATGTGCTACCGCAATCGATGCGGGCGGCGATGCCGCCGCGGTGA
- a CDS encoding FecCD family ABC transporter permease — protein MSVAIGTEARSPERRASARRRSASLAIPLLIAVLAVTAIVALTLGAAGIPLSRLPAALGLSGESTAMTTRDQLVLWSIRIPRIAAAAMIGGLLAAAGAIMQGLFRNPLADPALVGVSSGGALAAASAIVFTDSRFGETLRFLQTELLPLAAFAGSLATTVILYGISSRSGRTSIAIFLLAGVAIIANAGIGLLVFVADDRQLRDITFWLLGSMSGVTWTKAAVLAPILIIGLAACAFIARGLDLLVLGEADAFHGGVDVERLKRISIVMVSAMTGVAVSISGVIGFVGIVVPHLLRLVIGPTHRLLLPASVLLGAILMVGADTLARTIVAPAEMPIGILTAAVGAPVFLFILLRQRGLASL, from the coding sequence ATGAGCGTGGCGATCGGAACTGAGGCCCGCAGCCCGGAACGACGCGCCAGCGCGAGACGACGGTCCGCATCGCTCGCGATTCCGCTCCTGATCGCGGTGCTCGCGGTCACCGCGATCGTCGCGCTGACCCTCGGCGCCGCCGGCATTCCGCTCTCCCGCCTGCCTGCCGCGCTCGGGCTATCAGGCGAGAGCACGGCCATGACGACCCGCGACCAGCTCGTGCTGTGGTCGATCCGCATCCCCCGGATCGCAGCGGCCGCGATGATCGGCGGCTTGCTCGCTGCGGCGGGCGCGATCATGCAGGGACTGTTTCGTAACCCGCTCGCCGACCCCGCGCTGGTCGGCGTCTCCAGCGGCGGCGCACTCGCAGCCGCAAGCGCAATCGTTTTCACCGATTCGCGCTTCGGCGAGACGCTGCGCTTTCTCCAGACCGAGCTCCTGCCGCTCGCGGCGTTCGCCGGATCCCTTGCCACGACCGTAATCCTCTACGGCATCTCGAGCCGATCGGGTCGCACCTCGATCGCGATCTTCCTGCTCGCCGGCGTCGCCATCATCGCCAACGCCGGCATCGGGCTTCTGGTATTCGTCGCCGACGACCGCCAGCTCCGCGACATCACGTTCTGGCTGCTGGGCTCGATGAGCGGCGTGACCTGGACCAAGGCCGCGGTGCTGGCGCCGATCCTCATCATTGGGCTTGCCGCCTGCGCCTTCATCGCACGCGGTCTCGATCTCCTGGTGCTCGGCGAGGCCGACGCCTTCCACGGCGGGGTCGATGTCGAGCGTCTCAAGCGGATCTCGATCGTCATGGTCTCCGCCATGACCGGCGTCGCGGTGTCGATCAGCGGCGTCATCGGCTTCGTCGGCATCGTCGTGCCGCATCTCTTGCGCCTGGTCATTGGACCGACACATCGGCTGCTATTGCCGGCTTCGGTCCTGCTCGGCGCGATCCTCATGGTGGGCGCCGACACGCTGGCGCGCACGATCGTGGCGCCGGCGGAGATGCCGATCGGCATCCTGACCGCGGCGGTCGGCGCGCCAGTCTTCCTCTTTATCCTGTTGCGGCAGCGCGGGCTCGCCTCGCTATGA
- a CDS encoding heme/hemin ABC transporter substrate-binding protein — MTFCRTLANLLLCSGIALGSAAHAADITVHDARNRDVAVTDFARTVSIGGAITEILYALGLENRLVGVDTTSLYPAAALHDKPNVGYMRQISAEGVLGLNPTLILAIQGSGPRETMDILETAKVPLVLVPETFSEDGLIEKIRLVGHAMGVDARAECLSAAVGVDLAQLRTLRAKVTKPVRVMFVMSLQNGRAMVAGHKTAADEIIQLAGAANAVDDFDGYKIIGDEAIAAARPDVALSIERGKDSLQADAIYAHPGFALTPVAANKSFITMDGLYLLGFGPRTAAAARDLSAKLYPALAERGDAFASALSTANCRQ, encoded by the coding sequence ATGACATTTTGTCGCACCCTCGCCAACCTCCTGCTCTGCAGCGGAATCGCGCTCGGGTCTGCCGCGCACGCCGCCGACATCACCGTGCATGACGCGCGCAATCGCGACGTCGCCGTGACCGATTTCGCACGCACGGTCTCGATCGGCGGCGCCATCACCGAGATCCTCTATGCGCTCGGGCTCGAGAACCGGCTGGTCGGGGTCGACACCACGAGCCTTTATCCAGCGGCGGCGCTGCACGACAAACCCAATGTCGGCTACATGCGCCAGATCTCCGCCGAAGGCGTGCTGGGTCTCAATCCCACCCTGATCCTGGCGATCCAGGGCTCGGGTCCGCGCGAGACCATGGACATCCTGGAAACGGCGAAAGTGCCGTTGGTGCTGGTGCCCGAGACTTTCTCCGAGGACGGCCTGATCGAGAAGATAAGACTCGTCGGCCATGCCATGGGCGTCGACGCACGCGCCGAGTGCCTGAGCGCCGCAGTCGGCGTCGATCTTGCGCAACTCCGAACGCTGCGCGCCAAGGTGACCAAGCCGGTGCGCGTAATGTTCGTGATGTCGCTCCAGAACGGGCGGGCCATGGTGGCCGGCCACAAGACGGCGGCCGACGAAATCATCCAGCTCGCCGGCGCCGCCAACGCCGTCGACGATTTCGACGGCTACAAGATCATCGGCGACGAGGCGATCGCGGCGGCAAGACCCGACGTCGCGCTGTCGATCGAACGCGGCAAGGACTCGCTGCAGGCCGACGCGATCTATGCCCATCCCGGCTTTGCGCTGACGCCGGTCGCGGCCAACAAGAGCTTCATCACCATGGATGGGCTCTATCTGCTTGGCTTCGGACCCCGGACCGCGGCGGCGGCGCGCGATCTCTCCGCAAAGCTTTATCCCGCCTTGGCTGAACGGGGCGATGCATTCGCGTCGGCGCTGTCGACGGCGAATTGCCGGCAATGA
- a CDS encoding hemin uptake protein HemP, whose product MSAMSGDGNGGAAESAGSPSATTRTLTMRGTRIDSRELFAAEREIIIAHGEDVYRLRLTSQNKLILTK is encoded by the coding sequence ATGTCAGCAATGTCCGGAGACGGCAACGGCGGCGCGGCGGAGTCGGCAGGAAGCCCTTCTGCGACAACGAGAACCCTCACCATGCGTGGGACCCGGATCGACAGCCGCGAGCTGTTTGCGGCCGAGCGCGAGATCATCATCGCGCATGGCGAGGACGTTTATCGGCTTCGCCTTACCTCGCAGAACAAGCTGATCTTGACGAAGTAA
- a CDS encoding TonB-dependent hemoglobin/transferrin/lactoferrin family receptor yields the protein MADGARYSRALILGASVVSIASMMTESGLAQTAEPQAESASSERPKQAKRKQSKPQVAQQATPEVLNARAQAGAAPVQTLDTITVAATKTKERAIDSLAPVSSISLDQIQGLQPNRLSGIFYAVPGVSFQERGDDPATVINVRGLQDFGRVAVVVDGARQNYQRTGHNANGSFFLDPELIGGVDVVRGPTANIYGSGAIGGLVSFRTKDINDVLRPGERWGVDLSGSYGSNNNRGLGSVFGGVRATPDVDIFGGAVYRTQGNYKDGNGTEIGNTGNQVEAGLMKLTVRPALGHEVKLGAVFQDYQYDIGQFNRGPVATAAQRALYQGSSIYASDAKNYTGTITWNYSLPSDNLFDWHMSVYGNRVDNDQTKTYHYSTGGAAYCGVGNFGNNISGCVGDKRGYVLDTVGIDANNTTRFNVGDWRNALTWGVDAFQDNVKTTDSRGNSNITTPSGIRTVSGGFLQLKQNYSTWFEAVSAIRYDRYDLDSGNTQAGGDRFSPKITLGVTPVPGFQPYVSYAEGYRAPSITETVISGAHATGGGPAFFPCPDGTVGLFCFLPNPNLRPEVGKNKEVGFNLKYDNIFSANDSFRGKINLFRNDVSDYIDLVASAPVAVPPFGSFSQFYQYQNIANARIQGFEMETMYDAGDWFIGVAGHYIQGKNAVTDVGLATITPRKVVTTGGVRLLDRTLILSAQWASFGANNDVPAGYLPATGYELVNLYMTYNATRDVVFTASIDNLLNQYYRPYAIPGSSTDGTSQNDVLWSAPGPGRVYKAGMKIHFGGA from the coding sequence ATGGCTGACGGGGCTAGGTATTCGCGCGCCCTGATTTTGGGCGCGTCGGTGGTTTCAATTGCGTCAATGATGACGGAGAGCGGTCTTGCGCAGACCGCCGAGCCGCAGGCCGAAAGTGCGTCGTCGGAACGGCCGAAGCAGGCGAAGCGCAAGCAGTCCAAGCCACAGGTGGCGCAGCAGGCAACGCCTGAGGTCTTGAACGCCAGAGCGCAGGCCGGAGCTGCGCCTGTGCAAACGCTCGACACCATCACGGTCGCAGCGACGAAGACCAAGGAGCGCGCGATCGACTCGCTCGCACCGGTCAGTTCGATTTCGCTCGACCAGATCCAGGGGCTTCAGCCCAACCGGTTATCGGGTATCTTCTATGCCGTGCCCGGCGTGTCGTTCCAGGAGCGTGGCGACGATCCTGCGACCGTCATCAACGTCCGCGGCTTGCAGGATTTCGGTCGCGTCGCGGTGGTCGTCGACGGAGCCCGGCAGAACTATCAGCGCACCGGGCACAACGCCAACGGCTCTTTCTTCCTCGATCCTGAACTGATCGGCGGCGTCGACGTCGTGCGCGGTCCGACCGCGAACATCTACGGTTCGGGCGCGATCGGCGGTCTCGTCTCGTTCCGTACCAAGGACATCAATGACGTGCTGCGCCCCGGCGAGCGCTGGGGCGTCGATCTCTCCGGCTCCTACGGCTCGAACAACAATCGCGGTCTCGGCTCGGTTTTCGGCGGCGTGCGTGCCACGCCCGACGTCGATATCTTCGGCGGCGCGGTCTATCGCACGCAAGGCAATTACAAGGACGGCAACGGCACCGAGATCGGCAACACCGGCAATCAGGTCGAGGCCGGACTGATGAAGCTCACGGTGCGGCCGGCCCTCGGTCACGAGGTCAAGCTCGGCGCCGTCTTCCAGGACTATCAATACGACATCGGTCAGTTCAACCGCGGCCCGGTGGCAACGGCGGCACAGCGCGCGCTCTATCAGGGCTCTTCGATCTATGCCTCCGACGCCAAGAACTACACCGGCACCATCACCTGGAACTATTCGCTGCCAAGCGACAATCTGTTCGATTGGCACATGTCGGTCTACGGCAATCGTGTCGACAACGACCAGACCAAGACCTATCACTACTCGACCGGGGGCGCGGCCTATTGCGGCGTAGGCAATTTTGGCAACAACATTTCCGGCTGCGTCGGGGACAAGCGTGGCTATGTGCTGGACACCGTCGGCATCGATGCCAACAACACCACCCGCTTCAATGTCGGCGATTGGCGTAACGCGCTGACCTGGGGGGTCGATGCATTCCAGGACAACGTGAAGACCACTGACAGCCGCGGCAACTCCAACATCACCACGCCGAGCGGCATCCGCACCGTGTCGGGCGGCTTTCTCCAGTTGAAGCAGAATTACAGCACCTGGTTCGAGGCGGTGAGCGCGATCCGCTATGATCGCTACGATCTGGACTCCGGCAATACACAGGCCGGCGGCGACCGCTTCTCGCCGAAGATCACCCTCGGCGTGACGCCCGTCCCGGGCTTCCAGCCCTATGTCAGCTACGCCGAAGGCTATCGTGCTCCCTCGATCACCGAGACGGTGATCTCCGGCGCGCATGCGACCGGTGGCGGACCGGCCTTCTTCCCATGTCCTGACGGCACCGTTGGTCTGTTCTGCTTCCTGCCTAACCCGAACCTGCGTCCGGAGGTCGGCAAGAACAAGGAAGTCGGCTTCAACCTGAAGTACGACAACATCTTCAGCGCCAACGACTCCTTCCGCGGCAAGATCAATCTTTTCCGCAACGACGTTTCCGACTACATCGACCTCGTCGCTTCGGCGCCGGTCGCGGTGCCGCCGTTCGGCTCGTTCAGCCAGTTCTACCAGTACCAGAACATCGCCAATGCCCGCATCCAGGGCTTCGAGATGGAGACGATGTACGATGCCGGAGATTGGTTCATCGGTGTCGCCGGTCACTACATCCAGGGCAAGAACGCTGTCACCGATGTCGGGCTTGCGACCATCACACCGCGCAAGGTCGTCACGACCGGCGGCGTCCGTCTCCTCGATCGCACCCTGATCCTGTCGGCGCAGTGGGCCTCGTTCGGCGCCAACAACGACGTGCCTGCCGGCTATCTGCCCGCGACCGGCTACGAGTTGGTGAACCTCTACATGACCTACAACGCGACCCGGGACGTCGTGTTCACCGCTTCGATCGACAATCTCTTGAACCAGTACTACCGGCCTTACGCCATTCCCGGCAGCTCGACCGACGGCACGTCGCAGAACGACGTGCTGTGGTCAGCCCCGGGGCCGGGCAGGGTCTACAAGGCCGGCATGAAGATTCACTTTGGAGGTGCGTAA
- a CDS encoding antibiotic biosynthesis monooxygenase family protein, with the protein MFIAMNRFQVKKGAETAFETVWATRESYLGSMPGFVEFHLLKGPEAEDHTLYSSHTSWVDKAAFEAWTRSEEFRRAHARADNRTGESLYLGHPKFEGFEVIQSERNAAAA; encoded by the coding sequence ATGTTCATCGCCATGAATCGTTTCCAGGTGAAGAAGGGCGCGGAGACCGCGTTTGAAACCGTCTGGGCCACGCGCGAATCCTATCTCGGCAGCATGCCGGGCTTCGTCGAGTTTCATCTGTTGAAGGGCCCGGAGGCCGAGGACCACACGCTCTATTCGTCGCACACCAGCTGGGTCGACAAGGCGGCGTTCGAGGCCTGGACTCGCTCCGAGGAATTCCGCCGCGCTCACGCCCGTGCCGACAACAGGACCGGCGAGAGCCTGTATCTCGGCCATCCCAAGTTCGAGGGCTTTGAGGTGATCCAGAGCGAGCGCAACGCCGCGGCCGCTTAA
- the hutX gene encoding heme utilization cystosolic carrier protein HutX, with translation MLSTDLADLKAYMADNPGAVIEDVARERNVTSRAVVEALPSSMVRIGGGEHFAAAMQDIAAWGEVTLIVHTDDAIFEFTGAIPAGGIGRGYFNLMQPKGLHGHLRHERCAAVAFVERPFMGKTSAFVAFVNADGGIMFKVFVGRDETRALRADQLVRFRQLADRIAAAPAE, from the coding sequence ATGTTGAGCACCGATCTCGCCGATCTCAAGGCGTATATGGCGGACAATCCCGGCGCGGTGATCGAGGACGTCGCGCGTGAGCGCAACGTCACCTCGCGCGCGGTGGTCGAGGCGCTACCATCCTCCATGGTGCGCATCGGTGGCGGCGAGCACTTCGCCGCCGCCATGCAGGACATCGCAGCGTGGGGGGAGGTCACGCTGATCGTGCACACGGATGATGCGATCTTCGAGTTCACCGGCGCCATTCCCGCGGGCGGGATCGGCCGCGGCTATTTCAACCTGATGCAGCCGAAGGGATTGCACGGCCATCTCCGCCACGAGCGTTGTGCGGCCGTGGCCTTTGTCGAGCGGCCCTTCATGGGCAAGACCTCGGCCTTCGTCGCATTCGTGAACGCCGATGGCGGCATCATGTTCAAGGTCTTCGTCGGCCGCGACGAGACAAGGGCGCTGCGGGCGGATCAGCTGGTGCGGTTCCGGCAGCTTGCTGACCGGATCGCGGCCGCGCCCGCGGAATAG
- the exbB gene encoding tonB-system energizer ExbB translates to MQSNFGLRHVILTIALALAPTPALAVDEALLPRNLSPWGMFLGADIVVKTVMIGLALASLATWTVWLAKTIELRRKGALALQRTRALEGNIKLTEAAERAGDAHDAVAQLIRSCAKEAELSGGVLDDGLQERVALRLERVEAAMSRQIARGTGVLATIGATAPFVGLFGTVWGIMNAFIGISESHTTSLAVVAPGIAEALLATALGLVAAIPAVVIYNHLVRGIANYRALLGDASAQLMLLVSRQRDHREFRLARAAE, encoded by the coding sequence ATGCAGAGCAATTTTGGGCTTCGGCATGTGATCCTAACAATCGCGCTGGCGCTCGCGCCGACACCGGCCCTTGCGGTCGACGAGGCCCTGCTGCCGCGCAATCTGTCGCCCTGGGGCATGTTCCTCGGCGCCGACATCGTCGTGAAGACGGTGATGATCGGGCTTGCCCTCGCCTCGCTGGCGACCTGGACCGTGTGGCTCGCCAAGACCATCGAGCTCCGTCGCAAGGGCGCGCTGGCCTTGCAGCGGACGCGCGCGCTCGAAGGCAATATCAAGCTGACAGAGGCGGCCGAACGGGCTGGCGATGCGCATGATGCGGTCGCGCAGCTCATCCGGTCCTGCGCGAAGGAGGCGGAGCTGTCCGGCGGCGTGCTCGACGACGGCCTGCAGGAGCGGGTGGCGCTGCGGCTCGAGCGGGTCGAGGCGGCGATGTCGCGGCAGATCGCGCGCGGCACCGGCGTGCTCGCGACCATCGGCGCCACCGCGCCCTTCGTCGGCCTGTTCGGCACGGTCTGGGGCATCATGAACGCCTTCATCGGCATCTCCGAGAGCCACACCACCAGCCTTGCGGTGGTCGCGCCTGGCATCGCAGAGGCGCTGCTCGCCACCGCGCTCGGTCTCGTCGCGGCGATCCCGGCGGTCGTGATCTACAATCACCTCGTCCGCGGCATCGCCAATTACCGCGCACTGCTCGGCGACGCCTCGGCTCAGCTCATGCTGCTGGTGAGCCGCCAGCGCGACCACAGGGAATTCCGCCTGGCGCGGGCGGCGGAGTAG
- the exbD gene encoding TonB system transport protein ExbD: MAAKLGASKLGSRGSPDDLDVTHEINVTPFIDVMLVLLIIFMVAAPLATVDIGVELPATAAEPAPRPDKPVFVTVKPDLSVAVGEDVVARDALGTSLAAATKGRKDERIYLRADKAVSYGDLMEVMNALRNAGYLKVALVGLDGRS, from the coding sequence ATGGCCGCAAAGCTAGGCGCATCGAAGCTCGGCTCGCGTGGCAGTCCTGACGATCTCGACGTCACCCATGAGATCAACGTCACACCGTTCATCGACGTGATGCTGGTGCTTCTGATCATCTTCATGGTGGCGGCCCCGCTCGCCACCGTCGATATCGGCGTCGAGCTGCCGGCGACCGCGGCCGAGCCGGCGCCGCGGCCGGACAAACCGGTCTTCGTCACCGTCAAGCCGGACCTGTCCGTCGCAGTCGGCGAAGACGTCGTCGCTCGTGACGCGCTCGGCACCTCGCTCGCTGCCGCCACCAAGGGCCGCAAGGACGAGCGCATTTACCTGCGCGCGGACAAGGCCGTGAGCTACGGCGATCTGATGGAGGTGATGAACGCCTTGCGCAATGCCGGCTATCTCAAGGTTGCGCTCGTCGGCCTCGACGGACGCAGCTGA
- a CDS encoding energy transducer TonB, producing the protein MAAANAFALHEPLSESEGTRWGLSAAVIVVLHIAAALLAVNWLKQVPDEGVNMPAILIDMTPETSAPQSTPLDIAPGPMMQQADASPPEPVQQQAVEEMIPPTPPQERPDVVAPPEQKLEPSPPKPEPAKVAPVEKPVPAKPKVVRPDARKPSDAPPAPRTSAPPRAEREAPLASAVNAGSMASAMATYYQRVRAHLMRFHQYPTSANGERGVVKVSFTLGRGGQVLSSRLGGSSGVAVLDAQAMAMVRQAQPFPPVPSEITYATIPINVGVAFGK; encoded by the coding sequence ATGGCCGCCGCGAACGCGTTTGCCCTGCACGAGCCGCTCAGTGAGAGTGAGGGCACGCGCTGGGGTCTGTCGGCGGCGGTGATCGTGGTGTTGCATATTGCAGCCGCGCTGCTCGCGGTGAACTGGCTGAAGCAGGTGCCGGACGAAGGCGTCAACATGCCGGCGATCCTCATCGACATGACGCCGGAGACGTCGGCACCGCAGTCGACGCCGCTCGACATCGCACCGGGACCGATGATGCAGCAGGCGGACGCTTCGCCGCCCGAGCCGGTTCAGCAGCAGGCCGTCGAGGAGATGATTCCGCCGACACCGCCGCAGGAGAGGCCGGATGTGGTGGCGCCACCGGAGCAGAAGCTCGAGCCGAGCCCGCCCAAACCGGAGCCTGCGAAGGTAGCGCCCGTGGAGAAGCCGGTCCCTGCCAAGCCCAAGGTGGTGCGCCCCGACGCCCGGAAGCCGTCGGATGCGCCTCCCGCACCCCGGACCAGCGCACCGCCGCGTGCGGAGCGCGAAGCACCGCTAGCCTCCGCCGTGAACGCGGGCTCGATGGCTTCTGCAATGGCGACCTACTACCAGAGAGTTCGCGCGCACCTCATGCGCTTCCACCAATATCCGACAAGTGCGAATGGCGAGAGGGGCGTGGTCAAGGTGAGCTTCACGCTCGGCCGTGGCGGCCAGGTGCTCTCCAGTCGCCTCGGCGGCTCCTCGGGCGTCGCAGTGCTCGATGCGCAAGCCATGGCCATGGTGCGCCAGGCCCAGCCATTCCCACCGGTGCCATCTGAAATCACTTATGCGACGATTCCCATCAATGTGGGCGTAGCGTTCGGTAAGTGA
- a CDS encoding esterase-like activity of phytase family protein, protein MRATFLSTVATIILATSSALAQSEGEFPAKLAGHVVMPAATFIDAPTDAPADLKTSGKYTTGKRVDALGTVMGKSYERPTGVSLPFKGQPLQGHSGIKTMPDGSFWVITDNGMGARANSPDSMLYLNRYKMDWAGGKIERLETLFLHDPDKKVPFRIVHEDTQKRYLTGSDFDTEGFQIIGDTFWIGDEFGPYILKADKSGKILGVFETVADGKPVRSPDNWAVATPGAPGATYTNVNLRRSKGYEGFASSKDGKFLYGPLEGPLWDAEKKDWEKVDGKEASRILEFDVAAEKFTGRYWHYVFEQNGNAIGDFNMIDPASGLIIERDNGEGTADKACPQGTRGENCFPDLAKFKRIYKIELTDANVGKPVRKIGYIDLMKIRDPDNKARKPLNDGVYTFPFFTIENVDRVDDTHIIVGNDNNLPFSSSRDPNKADDDEFMLLEVADFLKAK, encoded by the coding sequence ATGCGCGCGACTTTTCTCAGCACCGTCGCAACGATCATTCTCGCCACAAGCTCAGCGCTCGCGCAGAGCGAAGGTGAATTCCCCGCCAAGCTCGCCGGCCACGTGGTGATGCCGGCCGCCACCTTCATCGACGCGCCAACGGATGCCCCCGCCGATCTCAAGACGTCGGGCAAATACACCACGGGCAAGCGCGTCGATGCGCTCGGCACGGTGATGGGCAAATCCTATGAGCGTCCGACCGGCGTGTCGCTGCCGTTCAAGGGCCAGCCGCTGCAGGGTCATTCCGGCATCAAGACCATGCCCGACGGCAGCTTCTGGGTCATTACCGACAACGGCATGGGCGCACGCGCCAACTCGCCGGACTCGATGCTGTATCTGAACCGCTACAAGATGGATTGGGCGGGCGGCAAGATCGAGCGGCTGGAGACCCTCTTCCTGCACGACCCCGACAAGAAGGTGCCCTTCCGCATCGTGCACGAGGACACGCAGAAGCGTTATCTCACCGGCTCCGACTTCGACACCGAAGGTTTCCAGATCATCGGCGACACCTTCTGGATCGGCGACGAGTTCGGCCCCTACATCCTGAAGGCCGACAAATCAGGCAAGATCCTCGGCGTGTTCGAGACGGTTGCCGACGGCAAGCCAGTGCGTTCGCCGGACAACTGGGCCGTCGCGACGCCGGGCGCGCCGGGCGCGACCTACACCAACGTCAATCTCCGCCGCTCCAAGGGCTATGAAGGCTTTGCGTCCTCCAAGGACGGCAAATTCCTCTACGGCCCGCTCGAGGGGCCGCTGTGGGACGCCGAGAAGAAGGACTGGGAGAAGGTCGACGGCAAGGAGGCTTCGCGCATCCTCGAATTCGACGTCGCCGCCGAGAAGTTCACGGGCCGCTACTGGCATTATGTGTTCGAGCAGAACGGCAACGCCATCGGCGACTTCAACATGATCGACCCGGCCTCCGGCCTCATCATCGAGCGCGACAACGGCGAAGGCACGGCCGACAAGGCCTGCCCGCAAGGCACCCGGGGCGAGAACTGCTTTCCTGATCTTGCCAAGTTCAAGCGCATCTACAAGATCGAGCTCACCGACGCCAATGTCGGCAAGCCCGTGCGCAAGATCGGCTATATCGACCTCATGAAGATCAGGGATCCCGACAACAAGGCGCGGAAGCCGCTCAATGACGGCGTCTACACCTTCCCGTTCTTCACCATCGAGAACGTCGATCGCGTCGACGACACCCACATCATCGTCGGCAACGACAACAACCTGCCGTTCTCCTCCAGCCGCGATCCCAACAAGGCCGACGACGACGAATTCATGCTGCTCGAAGTCGCTGATTTCCTGAAGGCGAAGTAA
- a CDS encoding carbohydrate ABC transporter permease, translating to MTDTVAQQGVADAKAAPDTMAWDSGLRRLMMIYLPLGCFVLILLFPFYWMAITSFKPNAELMNYKDHNPFWISSPTLAHIKHLLFDTAYPRWLKTTMLVAIGSTTLSLIASTLAAYAIERLRFRGSPYVGLGIYLAYLVPPSILFIPLATVVVQFGLFDSPLALILVYPTFLVPFCTWLLIGYFKSIPYELEECALVDGATRLQILRRITLPLAVPGLISAGIFSFTLSWNEFIYALAFIQSGANKTVPVAILTELVTGDVYQWGALMAGSLLGSLPVAIFYSLFVDYYVSSLTGAVKE from the coding sequence ATGACTGACACCGTCGCGCAACAAGGCGTCGCGGACGCCAAGGCCGCACCCGACACCATGGCCTGGGATTCCGGGCTGCGGCGGCTGATGATGATCTATTTGCCGCTCGGCTGCTTCGTGCTGATCCTGCTGTTTCCGTTCTACTGGATGGCGATCACCTCGTTCAAGCCGAACGCCGAGCTGATGAACTACAAGGATCACAACCCGTTCTGGATCTCCTCGCCGACGCTCGCCCACATCAAGCACCTGTTGTTCGACACCGCCTATCCGCGCTGGCTGAAGACGACGATGCTGGTCGCGATCGGCTCGACCACGCTGTCCTTGATCGCGTCGACGCTCGCCGCCTATGCCATCGAACGCCTGCGCTTCCGCGGCAGCCCCTATGTGGGCCTCGGCATCTATCTTGCCTATCTCGTGCCGCCGTCGATCCTGTTCATCCCGCTCGCCACCGTCGTGGTGCAGTTCGGCCTGTTCGATTCGCCGCTTGCCCTGATCCTGGTCTATCCGACCTTCCTGGTTCCGTTCTGCACCTGGCTCCTGATCGGCTATTTCAAGTCGATCCCCTACGAGCTCGAGGAATGCGCGCTGGTCGACGGCGCGACACGCCTGCAGATCCTGCGCCGGATCACGCTGCCGCTCGCGGTGCCCGGGCTGATCTCGGCCGGCATCTTCTCCTTCACGCTGTCCTGGAACGAGTTCATCTATGCGCTCGCCTTCATCCAGAGCGGCGCCAACAAGACCGTGCCGGTCGCGATCCTGACCGAGCTCGTCACCGGCGACGTCTACCAGTGGGGCGCGCTGATGGCGGGATCGCTGCTGGGCTCCCTGCCGGTTGCGATCTTCTACTCGCTGTTTGTTGACTACTACGTGTCCTCGCTGACGGGCGCGGTAAAGGAGTAG